Proteins encoded by one window of Sulfurospirillum barnesii SES-3:
- a CDS encoding phosphoribosylanthranilate isomerase: MWVKICGITNLEDALCAIEAGADALGFVFYPKSPRYISPENARKIAEKLPLHVKKMGLFVDATAEEITFTCKEAKMDMAQIHFEVDDAFWSALKVPYLRVVRAQKSEDIESFKGLIRLVDAYVPSFGGAGQRLDLSWFEHQDCENIILAGGLTPENLEQIKPFGFYGVDVSSGVEREKGIKEHEKVREFIQRAKA, from the coding sequence ATGTGGGTTAAAATTTGCGGAATTACCAACCTTGAGGATGCTTTGTGTGCTATTGAAGCAGGAGCCGATGCTTTAGGCTTTGTATTTTATCCTAAATCGCCTCGTTACATTAGCCCAGAAAATGCACGCAAAATTGCAGAAAAACTCCCTTTACATGTAAAGAAAATGGGACTTTTTGTAGACGCCACAGCAGAAGAAATTACCTTTACATGTAAAGAAGCCAAAATGGATATGGCACAGATTCATTTTGAAGTCGATGATGCCTTTTGGAGTGCATTGAAAGTACCTTATTTACGTGTGGTAAGAGCACAAAAATCTGAAGATATTGAGAGCTTTAAAGGACTGATTCGATTGGTCGATGCATATGTTCCAAGTTTTGGTGGAGCAGGGCAGCGTTTGGATCTTTCATGGTTTGAGCATCAAGATTGTGAAAATATTATTCTTGCAGGAGGACTCACGCCAGAGAATCTTGAACAGATTAAGCCCTTTGGTTTTTATGGGGTTGATGTGAGCAGTGGTGTGGAGAGAGAAAAAGGCATTAAAGAGCATGAAAAAGTGCGAGAATTTATTCAACGAGCTAAAGCGTGA
- the rpe gene encoding ribulose-phosphate 3-epimerase gives MLVAPSILSADFGKLREEIEAICTAGCDLVHVDVMDGHFVPNLTIGPVVVSAVAKAATKPLDIHLMVQNNTFFVELFAPFKPQYLSFHIEEEKHPHRLIQKIRDLGISPAIVLNPHTPPSSIEYLLEELDMVLLMSVNPGFGGQKFIPNVLEKAPRLKEMIEKRNAKTLIEVDGGVNNQNIHALANAGVDIVVAGNYVFGASDYKSAIDSLRV, from the coding sequence ATGTTAGTGGCTCCGAGTATTCTTTCTGCTGATTTTGGAAAGTTAAGAGAAGAGATAGAAGCAATTTGTACAGCAGGATGTGATTTGGTTCATGTCGATGTCATGGATGGGCATTTTGTTCCCAATTTGACCATCGGACCTGTGGTGGTGAGTGCGGTTGCAAAGGCAGCGACAAAGCCTTTAGATATTCATTTGATGGTACAAAACAATACCTTTTTCGTTGAACTTTTTGCACCTTTTAAACCCCAATACCTCTCCTTTCATATTGAAGAGGAGAAGCATCCTCATCGTTTGATTCAAAAAATTCGTGATTTGGGTATTTCTCCAGCCATTGTACTCAACCCTCACACGCCACCCTCAAGCATTGAATACCTTCTTGAAGAGCTAGATATGGTACTTTTAATGAGCGTCAATCCAGGTTTTGGAGGGCAAAAATTTATTCCAAATGTCTTAGAAAAAGCGCCACGTCTTAAAGAAATGATTGAAAAACGCAATGCTAAAACGCTGATTGAAGTCGATGGTGGTGTGAATAATCAAAATATTCATGCTCTTGCTAATGCAGGCGTTGACATCGTAGTGGCAGGCAATTATGTTTTTGGGGCATCGGATTATAAAAGTGCCATTGATTCGTTAAGAGTTTAA
- the rpmB gene encoding 50S ribosomal protein L28 — protein sequence MARKCALTGKGPMVGNNVSHANNKTKRRFLPNLRTVRVTLEDGTTKKIRIAASTLRTMKKNG from the coding sequence ATGGCAAGAAAATGTGCTCTTACTGGAAAAGGCCCTATGGTTGGCAACAACGTAAGCCATGCGAACAACAAAACTAAAAGAAGATTCCTTCCAAATTTAAGAACTGTCCGTGTGACACTTGAAGATGGAACGACTAAGAAAATTAGAATTGCTGCTTCGACACTTCGTACCATGAAGAAAAACGGCTAA
- the argJ gene encoding bifunctional glutamate N-acetyltransferase/amino-acid acetyltransferase ArgJ produces the protein MFTLLPLKNGLDNVAGFFCQGVCAGFKPNGNNDVAFIRSNEPCDVSAVFTSNVFQAAPIKHFLRYPKGFQTNFILMNAKNANAMTGEKGIEDIDTLFGKLKEKFPTLHNPIMSSTGVIGYRLNVEKLSSAFDLFDFNAKDSHATASAIMTTDSFKKELCFKVILEDGSFFHIAAICKGAGMINPAMATMLCFILTDAAISKADMDALLLPAIQASFNAVSVDGDTSTNDTVLLLSSKESGVYDKEAFNEALRLLTKELSLMLVRDGEGATKVVAFEVSGAKSVEEAERAAKALSNSLLVKTALFGEDPNWGRIASTIGASGITCNEESLVIHYDDVLIYSCEQRSLDAETEKKAAAVMKKESFRIHCALGVGEHAFTAYGCDLGHRYVEINADYRT, from the coding sequence ATGTTTACACTTCTTCCACTTAAGAATGGTCTTGATAATGTTGCAGGTTTTTTCTGCCAAGGTGTCTGTGCTGGCTTTAAACCCAATGGAAATAATGATGTTGCCTTTATCCGCTCTAATGAACCCTGTGATGTCTCCGCCGTTTTTACAAGCAATGTCTTTCAGGCAGCGCCCATTAAACACTTTTTACGTTATCCAAAAGGCTTTCAAACCAATTTTATTTTAATGAACGCCAAAAATGCCAATGCGATGACAGGTGAAAAAGGGATTGAAGATATTGATACCCTTTTTGGCAAACTCAAAGAAAAATTTCCAACACTTCACAATCCTATTATGAGCTCAACAGGTGTCATTGGTTACCGTCTCAATGTTGAAAAACTCTCATCTGCATTTGATCTTTTTGATTTTAACGCTAAAGATTCACATGCCACAGCCTCAGCGATTATGACAACGGATAGTTTCAAAAAAGAGCTTTGTTTTAAAGTAATTCTTGAAGATGGAAGCTTTTTTCATATCGCAGCCATCTGTAAAGGTGCAGGAATGATTAATCCTGCGATGGCAACCATGCTCTGTTTTATTCTTACCGATGCCGCCATTTCCAAAGCTGATATGGACGCACTTTTACTTCCTGCCATTCAAGCCTCTTTTAATGCAGTAAGCGTCGATGGAGATACCTCAACCAATGATACCGTGCTTCTTTTAAGCTCAAAAGAGAGTGGTGTTTATGACAAAGAAGCCTTTAATGAGGCGCTTCGTCTTCTCACCAAAGAGTTAAGCCTTATGCTTGTGCGTGATGGTGAGGGCGCAACCAAAGTGGTCGCCTTTGAAGTCAGTGGGGCTAAAAGCGTTGAAGAGGCTGAACGTGCAGCGAAAGCACTGAGCAATTCTCTTTTGGTTAAAACAGCCCTTTTTGGAGAAGATCCAAACTGGGGACGTATCGCTTCAACCATCGGTGCAAGTGGCATTACATGTAATGAAGAGAGTCTGGTCATTCATTACGATGATGTTCTCATTTACTCGTGCGAACAGCGCTCACTCGACGCTGAAACTGAAAAAAAAGCAGCCGCAGTCATGAAAAAAGAGTCGTTTCGCATTCATTGTGCATTGGGTGTAGGTGAACACGCGTTCACCGCTTATGGCTGTGATTTAGGGCACAGATACGTTGAAATCAATGCGGATTATCGTACGTAG
- a CDS encoding YdcH family protein, which translates to MLHEYRDIISKLKVENAHFAKIFEKHNELDQKITDVDEGREHMSDLDLDALKKEKLKLKDEAYAMIVAYKKENNL; encoded by the coding sequence ATGTTACACGAATACAGAGACATTATCTCAAAACTTAAAGTTGAAAACGCTCACTTTGCAAAAATCTTCGAAAAACACAATGAACTTGACCAAAAAATTACAGATGTTGACGAAGGTAGAGAACATATGAGTGATTTAGATCTTGATGCGTTAAAAAAAGAAAAACTTAAACTTAAAGACGAAGCGTACGCAATGATTGTTGCATACAAAAAAGAGAATAACCTCTAA
- a CDS encoding 3-methyladenine DNA glycosylase → MNSFELLVALKHQGYIKTTRDALWWPRSRTFWVVVGAILTQQSKWENVEKSIENLESLGVDSLEKLATLRMETLVIAIQPSGFYHTKAKNLHQLATQILDKFGSFDFFCEHVSREWLLDQKGIGEESADAILCYACQREVLVVDAYTARLVKGFGYEFESYQELQAWMQEGVLHHFEKIQKLYSREMSVAEVYARFHGKIVEFCKQNSKGKVVDIGSLSL, encoded by the coding sequence ATGAATAGCTTTGAGCTTTTAGTGGCGTTGAAACATCAAGGGTATATTAAAACGACACGAGATGCGCTTTGGTGGCCACGTTCGAGAACATTTTGGGTGGTAGTGGGTGCTATTTTAACCCAGCAATCAAAATGGGAAAACGTAGAGAAAAGTATTGAAAATTTAGAATCTTTAGGTGTTGATAGTTTGGAAAAATTAGCAACCTTAAGAATGGAAACATTGGTTATAGCCATTCAACCCTCAGGTTTTTATCATACAAAGGCTAAAAATCTTCATCAATTGGCTACACAAATATTAGATAAATTTGGCTCTTTTGACTTTTTTTGTGAGCATGTCAGTCGTGAATGGTTGTTGGATCAAAAAGGAATTGGCGAAGAGAGTGCAGATGCTATTTTGTGTTATGCGTGTCAGCGTGAAGTTTTAGTGGTTGATGCCTATACTGCACGCCTTGTCAAAGGATTTGGGTATGAATTTGAAAGCTATCAAGAGTTGCAAGCGTGGATGCAAGAGGGTGTTTTACATCATTTTGAAAAAATACAAAAACTCTATTCACGTGAAATGAGTGTGGCTGAAGTGTATGCACGTTTTCATGGAAAAATCGTAGAATTTTGTAAGCAAAACAGCAAAGGAAAGGTTGTGGATATAGGGAGTTTGAGCCTTTAA
- a CDS encoding TIGR00282 family metallophosphoesterase has product MRVGFIGDIVGKPGRSMLELHLRKLRQEFALDFVIANGENASHGFGLGSQHAKELFSYGVDILTGGNHSWDKKEIIPLLEVLPILRPLNYPLGVPGRGVSVLHVKNETIAVLNIMGHYGMPMVENPFLSAQKAVEALENEGVKTIIMDFHAEVTSEKYAMMHLLKGKVSAILGTHTHVGTDDLHVVDGTCFVSDVGLSGARDGIIGMDKDAPLKRFLTGLPASLDIPKKCKKILQVVIMEIEEGRCVDAFKVRIFDDKERLIAKALHE; this is encoded by the coding sequence ATGAGGGTAGGTTTTATTGGTGATATTGTGGGAAAACCAGGGCGTTCCATGCTTGAATTACACCTTAGAAAATTGCGCCAAGAGTTTGCATTAGATTTTGTGATCGCAAATGGTGAAAATGCGAGTCATGGATTTGGCTTAGGTTCACAGCATGCCAAAGAACTTTTTTCTTATGGGGTGGATATTCTTACTGGGGGAAATCATTCGTGGGATAAAAAAGAGATTATTCCTCTTTTAGAGGTGCTGCCTATTTTAAGGCCACTTAACTACCCTTTGGGGGTTCCTGGACGGGGTGTGAGTGTTTTACATGTAAAGAATGAAACGATTGCTGTACTTAATATTATGGGGCATTATGGAATGCCGATGGTTGAAAATCCGTTTTTGAGTGCGCAAAAAGCAGTAGAAGCGCTTGAAAATGAAGGTGTGAAGACAATTATCATGGATTTTCATGCAGAAGTGACTTCTGAAAAATATGCGATGATGCATCTACTTAAAGGTAAAGTGAGTGCTATTTTAGGAACACACACGCATGTAGGAACCGATGATTTACACGTGGTTGATGGCACATGTTTTGTGAGTGATGTTGGGCTTTCTGGTGCTCGTGATGGCATTATTGGCATGGATAAAGATGCCCCACTCAAACGCTTTCTTACGGGATTACCTGCTTCTTTGGATATACCTAAAAAATGTAAAAAGATTTTACAAGTAGTCATCATGGAAATAGAAGAGGGAAGATGTGTGGATGCCTTTAAAGTACGTATCTTTGATGATAAAGAACGCTTAATAGCAAAGGCACTGCATGAATAG
- the mfd gene encoding transcription-repair coupling factor — MLQAAFYEFLQTKNDFQLLGVKGDKEAFLASEVALYCGKKSYVLPDLRANEGDDLLSFHEEMVELLRVLHAFYQDASSKKILIAPLRTLLTPLPKAELFHTFTLEFGMRLHVERFREEMFYWGYLAVDVVQGKGEISIRGDIIDIFPPDSDKALRISLFDDEVESIRFFDCESQKSAKDEVESFALFPALFALDEERHTQMQRRIDTLKSDSFTKDIHSLGLWVLGESGAVYTEVFKTYLSMDAVAECEEIALFDEESAQKLRTLVQIPESKQYREIAPSNIKTFIELHQKKKITLLAKNEVLLRMVDVDALHVKWIQSERIVNIMSADEVILSLNKPTTKIKRKSARIVLDELKNGDYVVHENYGIGIFKGLTQATVLGATKDFVLIEYLGDDKLLLPVENLHVIDRYIGESGALVSVDRLGKGSFQKLKAKTKERLLEIASEIVAIAAKREMIDGLCLNVDETEMAHFEADAGFVYTDDQKRVIGEILSDFKSGKMMDRLLSGDVGFGKTEVAMNAIFATVRSGFQALLIAPTTLLCSQHFKSLSQRFSKYNIKVTQLDRFTTAAQKQVILKELKSGALQVCVGTHSLFDVELFNPALVVVDEEHKFGVKQKEKLKNFRENVHILSMSATPIPRSLNMALSSIKQYSQLLTPPSEREDVRTFVKEYDEKVIKEAIMREMRRGGQIFFVHNRIATIEAKRKELLSMMPSLRILTLHSEISASVTEKEMLHFEEKAYDVLLSTSIIESGIHIPNVNTIIIDSADHFGMADLHQLRGRVGRSKRQGFCYFLVKEKEELSESAKKRLIALESNSYLGSGSILAYHDLEIRGGGNLVGEAQSGHLKNIGYSLYLKMLEDAINALMGKTPIASREVDIKLSISAFISDMYIAEDRVRLELYRRLSRCGSIHDVLEIEEEMVDRFGKLDVPTKQFLQLIEIKILATQHAIVLISNYGQTISIKYEDEKKVTLQSRSRDDDDIIATVLTYLRSHA; from the coding sequence TTGTTACAAGCTGCCTTTTATGAATTTTTACAAACAAAAAATGATTTTCAGCTTTTAGGTGTCAAAGGGGATAAGGAGGCATTTCTCGCCTCCGAGGTTGCCCTTTATTGTGGAAAAAAAAGTTATGTTTTACCTGATTTAAGAGCCAATGAAGGCGATGATTTACTCTCTTTTCATGAAGAAATGGTGGAGCTTTTACGTGTACTTCATGCTTTTTATCAGGATGCTTCTTCTAAAAAAATTCTTATCGCACCTCTTCGAACCTTGTTAACACCTTTACCCAAAGCTGAATTGTTTCATACGTTTACACTCGAATTTGGTATGCGTTTACATGTAGAGCGTTTTCGTGAAGAGATGTTTTATTGGGGTTATTTAGCCGTAGATGTGGTACAAGGAAAAGGTGAAATTTCTATTCGTGGGGATATTATCGATATTTTTCCACCTGATAGTGATAAAGCTTTAAGAATAAGTCTTTTTGATGATGAAGTAGAGAGTATCCGTTTTTTTGACTGTGAAAGTCAAAAAAGTGCGAAAGATGAAGTGGAGTCTTTTGCACTCTTCCCTGCACTGTTTGCTCTTGATGAAGAGCGTCATACCCAGATGCAAAGACGAATTGATACCTTAAAAAGTGATAGCTTTACCAAAGATATTCACTCTCTTGGTTTATGGGTCTTGGGGGAAAGTGGGGCGGTTTATACAGAGGTATTTAAAACATATTTGAGTATGGATGCTGTGGCAGAATGTGAGGAGATAGCGCTTTTTGATGAGGAAAGCGCACAAAAGCTTCGAACTCTTGTTCAGATTCCTGAGTCAAAACAGTACCGTGAAATTGCTCCAAGTAATATTAAAACCTTTATAGAACTGCATCAAAAAAAGAAGATAACGCTTTTAGCGAAGAATGAAGTTTTACTGCGTATGGTGGATGTGGATGCTTTACATGTAAAATGGATTCAGAGTGAACGCATTGTGAATATCATGAGTGCGGATGAGGTGATTCTCTCTTTAAACAAACCGACAACTAAAATCAAACGAAAAAGTGCACGCATTGTCTTAGATGAGTTAAAAAATGGCGATTATGTGGTGCATGAAAATTATGGCATTGGTATATTTAAAGGCTTAACGCAAGCCACTGTTTTAGGCGCAACAAAAGATTTTGTTCTTATTGAGTATTTAGGTGATGATAAACTCCTTTTGCCTGTTGAGAATTTACATGTAATAGACCGCTACATTGGTGAGAGTGGCGCTTTGGTAAGTGTGGATCGTTTGGGCAAAGGAAGTTTTCAAAAACTGAAAGCCAAAACCAAAGAGCGACTTTTAGAAATTGCCAGTGAAATTGTCGCAATTGCTGCGAAACGTGAAATGATTGATGGGTTGTGCCTAAATGTGGATGAAACGGAAATGGCACATTTTGAAGCCGATGCTGGTTTTGTTTACACAGACGATCAAAAGCGAGTGATTGGTGAAATTTTAAGTGATTTTAAGAGCGGCAAAATGATGGACAGGCTCTTAAGTGGAGATGTGGGATTTGGCAAGACTGAAGTAGCCATGAATGCTATTTTTGCAACCGTACGCAGTGGGTTTCAAGCATTACTGATTGCCCCTACAACGCTTTTATGTTCTCAACATTTTAAAAGCCTTTCTCAGCGTTTTTCTAAATATAATATTAAGGTAACGCAATTAGACCGTTTTACGACAGCAGCACAAAAACAGGTGATTTTAAAAGAGCTTAAAAGCGGTGCTTTACAGGTGTGTGTGGGAACGCACTCCCTTTTTGATGTGGAACTGTTCAATCCTGCTCTTGTGGTGGTGGATGAAGAGCATAAATTTGGTGTGAAGCAAAAAGAGAAGCTGAAAAATTTTAGAGAAAATGTGCATATTCTCTCCATGAGTGCAACGCCCATTCCACGAAGTCTTAATATGGCGCTTAGTTCCATTAAACAGTATTCGCAGCTTCTTACCCCTCCTAGTGAACGAGAAGATGTACGCACTTTTGTTAAAGAGTATGATGAGAAGGTCATCAAAGAGGCAATCATGCGTGAAATGAGACGAGGAGGACAAATCTTTTTTGTACACAATCGTATTGCTACCATTGAAGCTAAACGTAAAGAGCTTCTCTCTATGATGCCTAGTTTGCGCATCTTAACGCTTCACTCTGAAATTAGTGCCAGTGTGACCGAAAAAGAGATGTTGCATTTTGAAGAGAAGGCGTACGATGTGCTTCTAAGCACCTCTATCATCGAATCAGGCATTCATATCCCTAACGTGAATACGATCATTATCGACTCAGCCGATCACTTTGGTATGGCGGATCTTCATCAACTTCGAGGGCGTGTAGGTCGAAGTAAACGTCAAGGTTTTTGCTACTTCTTAGTTAAAGAGAAAGAAGAGCTCTCAGAATCAGCTAAAAAACGCCTCATTGCCCTTGAATCTAATTCGTATCTGGGCAGTGGCTCCATCCTTGCGTACCATGATCTTGAGATCAGAGGTGGCGGTAATTTAGTGGGTGAAGCGCAAAGTGGGCATCTTAAAAATATTGGTTATTCCTTGTATCTTAAAATGCTCGAAGATGCGATTAATGCTTTAATGGGTAAAACGCCTATTGCGTCTCGTGAAGTGGATATTAAACTCTCTATTAGTGCTTTTATCAGTGATATGTACATTGCTGAAGACAGAGTGAGGTTAGAGCTTTACAGACGTTTGAGTCGTTGTGGAAGCATTCATGATGTGTTGGAAATTGAAGAAGAGATGGTGGATCGTTTTGGGAAATTAGATGTTCCGACCAAACAGTTTTTACAATTGATTGAAATTAAAATTTTAGCCACACAACATGCAATTGTTTTGATTTCTAACTATGGGCAAACTATTAGTATTAAGTATGAAGATGAGAAAAAAGTGACGTTGCAATCACGTAGCAGAGATGATGATGATATTATTGCGACGGTTCTTACCTACTTAAGGAGTCATGCATGA
- a CDS encoding bactofilin family protein, whose protein sequence is MGIFNKADQCTIPASETTIIASGAKVEGVFKCQTRLHVDGEIIGKVLSDSIVTIGKQGCISGEIHASRLIVNGLFEGNADCENVEVLEGGKFLGKVFSKELVIEAKAIFEGESKIKTESMQTLTYEEQRD, encoded by the coding sequence ATGGGAATCTTTAATAAAGCTGATCAATGCACAATCCCCGCTTCTGAAACCACTATCATAGCCAGTGGTGCTAAGGTTGAGGGTGTTTTTAAGTGCCAGACACGTTTACATGTAGACGGTGAGATTATTGGAAAAGTACTCTCTGATAGTATTGTAACGATTGGAAAGCAAGGATGTATCTCAGGGGAGATTCATGCCAGTCGTTTGATTGTGAATGGTCTATTTGAAGGCAATGCCGATTGTGAAAATGTGGAAGTGCTTGAGGGGGGTAAGTTTTTGGGTAAAGTGTTCTCAAAAGAGCTGGTGATTGAAGCCAAAGCAATTTTTGAGGGTGAGAGTAAAATTAAAACTGAGAGCATGCAAACATTAACCTATGAAGAGCAAAGGGATTAA
- a CDS encoding peptidoglycan DD-metalloendopeptidase family protein, whose protein sequence is MKDKFTITISDVHGSRHFLLHQLIKKFLLYFTLFVALVILVGSFVILFLTKELSNLEEKRESAVKERNVLVAQNEELQAKISEKAQEYEEIRDKIGTMEELIGLRTNDEESVDIRLEELDLNILQQKTFFDNIPSGEVLAHNGVSSKFGWRENPILKRKEFHTGLDFRAPNGTPILAPADGVVKFIKYQQNSGYGNVVSLSHNYGFESYYAHLQNKAIVKEGQFVRKGDVIAYSGNTGMSTGPHLHYEIRFIGRTLDPEPFVKWNGANFMEIFTKEKRVTWESLIKLINAQSPLLKPLS, encoded by the coding sequence GTGAAAGATAAATTTACCATTACTATTTCAGATGTACACGGTTCTCGCCATTTTTTATTGCACCAGTTGATTAAAAAGTTTTTACTCTATTTTACGCTTTTTGTGGCACTTGTTATTTTGGTGGGCAGTTTTGTGATTCTTTTTTTAACCAAAGAGCTGTCAAATTTGGAAGAAAAAAGAGAAAGTGCGGTCAAAGAGCGCAATGTTTTGGTGGCACAAAATGAGGAGCTTCAAGCAAAAATTTCTGAAAAAGCACAAGAATATGAAGAGATACGTGATAAAATTGGAACAATGGAAGAACTCATTGGTTTACGTACCAATGACGAGGAGAGCGTGGATATACGCTTAGAAGAGTTAGACCTTAATATTTTGCAACAAAAGACGTTTTTTGATAATATCCCTAGTGGTGAAGTGCTGGCACATAATGGAGTCTCTTCTAAGTTTGGATGGAGAGAAAATCCAATTCTAAAGCGTAAAGAGTTTCACACAGGGCTTGATTTTAGAGCTCCCAATGGTACCCCGATATTAGCACCTGCGGATGGTGTTGTTAAATTTATAAAATACCAACAAAACAGTGGGTATGGAAATGTCGTTTCATTGAGTCACAATTATGGTTTTGAAAGCTATTATGCGCATTTGCAAAATAAAGCCATTGTCAAAGAGGGGCAATTTGTTCGAAAAGGGGATGTGATTGCCTATTCTGGAAATACTGGAATGTCTACAGGTCCTCATTTACATTATGAAATAAGGTTTATTGGTAGAACGTTAGACCCTGAGCCATTTGTTAAGTGGAATGGCGCTAATTTTATGGAAATCTTTACAAAGGAGAAAAGAGTCACATGGGAATCTTTAATAAAGCTGATCAATGCACAATCCCCGCTTCTGAAACCACTATCATAG
- a CDS encoding bifunctional folylpolyglutamate synthase/dihydrofolate synthase, whose protein sequence is MLVEAFLDTKPLYYDVIDYERMPKAYESIRSFLNLPKIIHIVGTNGKGTTGRFLATMLHENGLHVGHYTSPHILKFNERIWLDGHDVKDHVLEAAHQTLLSYLAPDVAAALSYFEYTTFLAMVIFSKQCDYVVLEAGLGGEYDATNVFPKVLSIVTPIGLDHQAFLGEDIEAIAQTKINSVCNEMVLAKQYAPEVALIAHKRSKLCGYSVYEVEKFFDEKSLLDRENDVTFGALPVFLKENFKTAYCALRVLGYDSISTLKVETVLKGRCQKILPNVTIDVGHNSMAAEALVQRFAGKKICLVYNSYKDKDFVAILTLLKPIIDVLFLIDIQSPRAALKQDIEVVAHTLGIDCAPFYGIEEGKEYLVFGSFSVVEAFLRGMK, encoded by the coding sequence ATGTTAGTAGAAGCTTTTTTAGACACAAAACCTCTTTATTATGACGTGATTGATTATGAGCGCATGCCAAAAGCGTATGAGAGCATACGTTCTTTTTTAAATCTTCCTAAAATTATTCACATTGTTGGAACAAATGGTAAGGGAACAACAGGGCGTTTTTTAGCAACAATGTTGCACGAAAATGGATTACATGTAGGGCATTATACTTCTCCTCATATTTTGAAATTTAATGAACGTATTTGGCTTGATGGGCATGATGTTAAAGATCATGTTCTTGAGGCAGCACACCAAACCCTTTTATCATACCTCGCCCCTGATGTGGCGGCAGCACTTTCTTATTTTGAGTACACCACCTTTTTAGCAATGGTCATTTTTTCAAAGCAGTGTGACTATGTTGTTCTAGAAGCAGGGCTTGGAGGAGAATACGATGCTACAAATGTTTTTCCAAAAGTGCTCTCTATTGTAACGCCTATTGGGCTAGACCATCAAGCTTTTTTGGGAGAGGATATTGAAGCGATTGCACAAACAAAAATTAACAGTGTGTGCAATGAAATGGTTTTGGCCAAACAATATGCACCAGAAGTTGCTTTGATTGCGCATAAAAGAAGCAAACTGTGTGGGTATTCAGTGTATGAGGTTGAAAAATTTTTTGATGAAAAGAGTCTCTTAGATAGAGAAAATGATGTGACTTTTGGTGCTTTGCCAGTGTTTTTAAAAGAAAATTTTAAAACTGCTTATTGTGCATTAAGAGTACTAGGCTATGATAGTATCTCAACTCTAAAGGTTGAAACGGTTTTAAAAGGGCGATGCCAAAAAATTCTTCCCAATGTGACCATTGATGTGGGGCATAATAGTATGGCAGCAGAAGCTTTAGTACAACGCTTTGCAGGGAAAAAGATTTGTTTGGTCTATAACAGTTATAAAGATAAGGATTTTGTGGCTATTTTAACACTGCTAAAACCCATTATAGACGTACTATTTCTTATTGATATTCAAAGCCCTAGAGCGGCATTGAAACAAGATATTGAAGTAGTTGCACATACGTTAGGGATTGATTGTGCTCCTTTTTATGGGATAGAAGAAGGAAAAGAGTATTTGGTTTTTGGCTCTTTTTCGGTTGTTGAAGCCTTTTTGAGAGGAATGAAGTGA